From a single Osmerus mordax isolate fOsmMor3 chromosome 14, fOsmMor3.pri, whole genome shotgun sequence genomic region:
- the opn4xa gene encoding opsin 4xa: MDNMDRGFFRKVDVPDQAHYIVAFFVLVIGALGVGGNVLVMYAFFCDKKLRTPPNYFIMNLAVSDFLMAITQSPIFFVNCLYKEWAFGETGCKMYAFCGALFGITSMINLLAISIDRYIVITKPLQAIRWTSRRRTLLIILLVWLYSLAWSLAPLLGWSSYIPEGLMTSCTWDYVTSTPANKSYTLMLCCFVFFLPLGVILYCYLCMFLAIRNASRDMEKLGSHVRKSTLIQQQSIKTEWKLAKIASVVIIVYVLSWSPYACVTLIAWAGYASVLSPYSKAVPAVIAKASAIYNPFIYAIIHTNYRDTLSERVPCLHCLALPPRKDCISVSNSESSFRDSMLSRQSSSSKTKFHRVSSMSTGDTVWSDVELDPLDKQGQVLRTSHSSGGLREKDKRQAILQTRTRPGHYQEVRLPSQRDGC, from the exons ATGGACAACATGGATCGAGGATTCTTCCGGAAGGTGGACGTTCCGGACCAGGCCCACTACATCGTGGCCTTTTTCGTTCTGGTGATCGGGGCGCTGGGCGTCGGTGGCAACGTCCTGGTCATGTACGCCTTCTTCTG TGACAAGAAGCTACGGACACCGCCCAACTACTTCATCATGAACCTGGCTGTGAGCGACTTCCTCATGGCCATCACGCAGTCACCCATCTTCTTCGTCAACTGTCTGTACAAAGAATGGGCGTTCGGGGAGACAG GCTGTAAGATGTACGCCTTCTGTGGGGCCTTGTTTGGGATAACATCCATGATCAACCTGCTAGCCATCTCCATCGACCGCTACATCGTCATCACCAAGCCCTTGCAGGCCATTCGCTGGACGTCCAGGCGGCGAACCCTCCTCATCATCCTGCTGGTGTGGCTCTACTCTCTGGCCTGGAGCCTGGCGCCTCTGCTGGGCTGGA GTTCCTACATCCCCGAGGGCCTTATGACATCATGCACGTGGGACTATGTGACCTCCACGCCAGCCAATAAGAGCTACACACTCATGCTGTGCTGTTTCGTCTTCTTCCTGCCCCTGGGAGTCATCCTCTACTGCTACCTCTGCATGTTCCTGGCTATCCGCAACGCCAGCAG ggatATGGAGAAGCTGGGCTCCCATGTGAGGAAGTCCACCCTGATCCAGCAGCAGTCCATCAAAACGGAGTGGAAACTGGCCAAGATAGCGTCCGTGGTCATCATCGTCTACGTCCTGTCCTGGTCCCCATACGCCTGCGTCACCCTCATCGCCTGGGCCGG atATGCCAGTGTCCTCAGTCCCTATTCCAAGGCTGTTCCAGCTGTCATAGCCAAAGCGTCAGCTATCTACAACCCCTTCATTTACGCCATCATCCACACCAACTACAG AGACACCCTGTCAGAGAGAGTCCCCTGCCTGCACTGCCTTGCCCTACCCCCCaggaaagactgcatctccgtGTCCAACAGCGAGTCGTCCTTCAGGGACTCCATGCTCAGCAGACAGTCCTCCAGCTCCAAGACCAAGTTCCACCGCGTCTCCTCCATGTCCACGGGGGACACG GTGTGGAGCGACGTGGAGCTGGACCCCCTGGACAAGCAGGGCCAGGTGCTGAGGACCAGCCACTCCTCAGGGGGTCTGAGGGAGAAGGACAAGCGACAGGCCATCCtgcagaccaggaccaggcccGGCCACTACCAGGAGGTACG GCTCCCATCCCAGAGAGACGGTTGCTGA